One genomic window of Cygnus atratus isolate AKBS03 ecotype Queensland, Australia chromosome 16, CAtr_DNAZoo_HiC_assembly, whole genome shotgun sequence includes the following:
- the LOC118248944 gene encoding uncharacterized protein LOC118248944, with amino-acid sequence MSSPFPLTTADLVPLFPLGRGKHAKWKVSCCKEQIPPAVETKKQSSDESDSKFEDEPAEDENQNGTSRTEFQEDACSVSDSWSQNQKIRSSHNEKSALCNIMMLLCSMLSSLTWNFLSHLLQISNVLRIQLLPSSLIIPIAQLFDLLGDNAVKILGSLKLESRGLLTSVLGMRCKKTGRVMKLREPPRGGNEKGSPVTIGRNPFQHQ; translated from the exons ATGTCCTCTCCTTTTCCACTGACTACTGCTGACCTTGTGCCCCTGTTCCCTCTTGGAAGAGGCAAGCATGCAAAATGGAAAGTGTCCTGCTGCAAAG AACAGATACCCCCCGCagtagaaacaaagaaacaatctTCTGATGAGTCTGATTCCAAATTTGAAGATGAACCTGCAGAGGATGAAAACCAGAATGGCACATCCCGTACAGAATTTCAAGAGGACGCATGTTCAG tttCAGACAGCTGGTCTCAGAATCAGAAGATAAGATCCTCTCACAATGAGAAGAGTGCTCTTTGTAACATCATGATG CTGTTGTGCAGCATGCTTTCTTCTCTTACCTGGAATTTTCTCAGCCACTTGCTCCAGATCTCTAATGTCCTGAGGATTCAACTGCTGCCATCCTCTCTGATTATCCCCATCGCTCAGCTTTTTGATTTGCTGGGTGACAATGCTGTGAAAATCCTGGGCTCCTTGAAGCTTGAAAGCAGAGGGCTGTTAACTTCAGTCTTGGGGATGAGATGCAAGAAAACTGGAAGAGTGATGAAGCTCAGAGAACCACCTCGGGGTGGAAATGAAAAAGGTAGTCCTGTGACCATTGGCAGGAATCCTTTTCAGCATCAGTGA